A genomic region of Chloroflexota bacterium contains the following coding sequences:
- the secY gene encoding preprotein translocase subunit SecY, with protein MLQALTNAFRIPDLRQKLLFTLGLLVVFRFIAHVPMPGVNLAALDRLFEENQFIGFLDLFSGGALASFSIAAMGVYPYITASIIMQLLVPVIPRLTEISKEGESGRNKINQMTHWLTVPLALAQAYGTPQLLNASSREPIITNFGFGVNPLGTLSIMITMTAGTLLLIWVGELISQYGVGNGISMIIFGGIVARLPSQIGQALATDTALISVLIFAVLACITIAAIVYIYEGQRRIPVQVAKRIRGSRMVGGQTTHIPLKVNSAGMIPLIFAQSILIFPGTVSGYFLGAENEWVRWVAEGVHNFFNLQGSWGYWIIYFWLVVAFTFFYTLVIFQQQNIAENLQKQGGFIPGIRPGRPTAEYLYRVLMRITLIGALFLGVIAVLPFLVRTVTGVQTLSLEATAMLIVVGVGLDTMRQLESQLLMRHYKGFIR; from the coding sequence ATGCTTCAGGCGCTGACTAACGCCTTCCGGATTCCGGATCTCCGCCAGAAGCTCCTGTTCACGCTGGGGCTTCTGGTCGTTTTCCGGTTTATCGCGCACGTCCCGATGCCGGGCGTGAATCTGGCTGCCCTGGATCGGCTGTTCGAGGAGAACCAGTTCATCGGGTTCCTCGATCTGTTCTCGGGTGGTGCGCTGGCCAGCTTCTCGATTGCCGCGATGGGCGTGTACCCGTACATCACGGCGTCGATCATCATGCAGCTGCTGGTGCCGGTGATCCCCCGCCTGACCGAGATCTCGAAAGAGGGCGAGTCCGGGCGGAACAAGATCAACCAGATGACGCACTGGCTGACGGTGCCGCTGGCGCTGGCGCAGGCGTACGGCACGCCGCAGCTGCTGAACGCGTCCTCGCGCGAGCCGATCATCACGAACTTCGGCTTCGGGGTCAACCCGCTGGGCACGCTCTCGATCATGATCACGATGACGGCGGGAACGCTGTTGCTGATCTGGGTCGGCGAGCTGATCTCGCAGTACGGGGTTGGCAACGGCATCTCGATGATCATCTTCGGCGGCATCGTGGCGCGGCTGCCGTCCCAGATCGGGCAGGCGCTGGCGACGGACACCGCGCTGATCTCGGTCCTGATCTTCGCGGTCCTGGCCTGTATCACCATCGCGGCCATCGTCTACATCTACGAGGGCCAGCGGCGGATTCCGGTCCAGGTCGCCAAGCGCATTCGCGGCTCGCGGATGGTGGGCGGCCAGACCACGCACATTCCGTTGAAAGTGAATTCGGCGGGCATGATCCCGCTGATCTTCGCGCAGTCGATTCTGATCTTCCCTGGAACCGTCTCCGGCTACTTCCTCGGCGCTGAGAACGAGTGGGTGCGGTGGGTGGCTGAGGGGGTGCACAACTTCTTCAACCTCCAGGGCAGTTGGGGCTACTGGATCATCTACTTCTGGCTGGTGGTGGCGTTCACGTTCTTCTACACGCTGGTGATCTTCCAGCAGCAGAACATCGCCGAAAACCTCCAAAAGCAGGGTGGGTTCATCCCGGGCATTCGGCCAGGACGGCCGACCGCGGAGTACCTGTACCGTGTATTGATGCGTATCACGCTGATCGGGGCGCTGTTCCTGGGCGTGATCGCGGTGCTGCCATTCCTGGTGCGAACAGTCACGGGCGTGCAGACGCTGTCGCTGGAGGCGACGGCGATGCTGATCGTGGTGGGCGTCGGGCTGGACACGATGCGCCAGCTTGAGTCTCAGCTCCTGATGCGGCACTACAAGGGCTTTATTCGCTAG
- a CDS encoding adenylate kinase produces MSVVLMGPPGAGKGTQAGTVARLVNAAHVASGDMFREIIKTDTEQARLIKSYMDHGELVPDSLTLDMVMARLDQDDASNGFILDGFPRTVTQARALEARLAATNRRIDCVINLAVPRDVLLARLSGRWLCRKCHSSYHLLFSPPKVQGVCDRCGGELYQRTDDTLETARRRLEVYEYATQPVLQYYRNRGLLVDVRGDQSVEEVTDALREAVLTKRETL; encoded by the coding sequence GTGAGCGTCGTATTGATGGGGCCGCCCGGAGCGGGGAAGGGGACGCAGGCTGGGACTGTTGCGCGTCTCGTGAACGCCGCGCATGTTGCCAGTGGCGACATGTTCCGGGAGATCATCAAGACCGACACGGAGCAGGCTCGTCTGATCAAGTCCTATATGGACCATGGGGAGCTGGTGCCAGACTCGCTCACCCTGGACATGGTGATGGCGCGGCTGGATCAGGATGACGCGAGCAACGGCTTCATCCTCGATGGCTTTCCGCGCACCGTCACGCAGGCGCGGGCGCTCGAGGCCCGGCTGGCGGCGACGAACCGGCGGATCGATTGCGTCATCAATCTGGCCGTCCCTCGGGACGTGTTGTTGGCGCGCCTGTCTGGGCGGTGGCTCTGCCGGAAGTGCCACTCCAGCTACCACCTGCTGTTCAGCCCGCCGAAGGTCCAGGGCGTCTGCGACCGGTGTGGCGGCGAGCTGTATCAGCGGACTGACGACACCCTGGAGACGGCGCGGCGGCGACTCGAAGTCTACGAGTACGCCACGCAGCCGGTGTTGCAATACTACCGGAACCGCGGCCTGCTGGTGGACGTGCGGGGAGATCAGTCGGTCGAGGAGGTCACGGACGCGCTGCGTGAGGCAGTTCTCACGAAGCGTGAGACATTGTGA
- the infA gene encoding translation initiation factor IF-1, which yields MPGAEASDVDGTVVEALPNARFRIELSDGSQVVAHVSAGLRLGAGRIIPGDRVRVALSQYDRSRGRITHRAR from the coding sequence GTGCCTGGCGCTGAAGCCTCCGATGTCGACGGCACGGTGGTCGAGGCGCTCCCGAATGCTCGGTTCCGCATTGAACTGAGCGATGGGAGCCAGGTGGTTGCCCATGTGTCGGCGGGGCTGCGCCTGGGTGCGGGGCGGATCATTCCGGGAGACCGGGTCCGCGTTGCCCTCTCGCAGTATGACCGCTCACGCGGACGGATCACGCATCGCGCGCGGTGA
- the rpmJ gene encoding 50S ribosomal protein L36, giving the protein MKVRASIKPRCERCKIIRRKGVVLIICNNPKHKMKQG; this is encoded by the coding sequence ATGAAGGTACGAGCGTCTATCAAGCCCCGCTGCGAGCGGTGCAAGATCATCCGCCGGAAGGGCGTGGTCCTGATCATCTGCAACAACCCCAAGCACAAGATGAAGCAGGGCTAA
- the rpsM gene encoding 30S ribosomal protein S13 produces the protein MARIAGVDIPRDRRVVASLPVIYGIGPTTAERILNKANISHDKRVRDLSEEEVNRLREIIDREYVVEGDLRREVNLNIKRLMEIGCYRGLRHRRNLPVRGQRTRTNARMRKGPRRTVAGRRKASAKK, from the coding sequence ATGGCGCGTATCGCCGGTGTCGATATTCCTCGTGACCGCCGCGTGGTCGCTTCGCTTCCGGTGATCTACGGGATCGGGCCGACGACCGCCGAGCGGATCCTCAACAAGGCGAACATCAGCCACGACAAGCGGGTGCGGGATCTCTCCGAAGAGGAAGTGAACCGCCTGCGCGAGATCATCGACCGCGAGTACGTGGTGGAGGGCGACCTCCGCCGCGAGGTCAACCTGAACATCAAGCGGCTGATGGAGATCGGCTGCTACCGTGGCCTCCGCCACCGGCGCAACCTGCCGGTGCGCGGCCAGCGCACGCGGACGAACGCGCGGATGCGGAAGGGGCCTCGCCGGACGGTGGCTGGCCGCCGCAAGGCATCGGCGAAGAAGTAG